Below is a window of Halogeometricum rufum DNA.
CGACGACGGCGACGCGGACGGAGTGACGGCCGCCGCGACAGAGGCCGGGCGAGCGGACTCGGACCGGCACGAGTGACCCGCCGCGGGCCGTCGCTTCGCCCGCGACGGCGCGAGAGCGTCGCCACTCGAACTCGGCGTAGTGGACGAATCAAATGAATCGACCGACCGGTTCGGTGGTCGGCGCCGTCGCTCGAACGTGCGAATCAGTGGGAAAAGGTAGCGCCCGTTCGGGAACAGCCCGAACGGACGCTGCCGCCCTGAATTGGTCCCCGCTGACGCTTCGGCCCTCCAAAGCGAAGCGTCACATGTTCCGATGGCTGGCAGACACTTAAACGTGCCGCACGCCAGGAAAATCTCCGGTTGTGTGCCGTCGTGACGAAACCGCACGCGGCCGGGCGGAGACGCGACGCGAGGGGCTTTTGTCCCGTCGTCACCTGTCTGTAAGCGATGAGCGACGTACCGGACCGGGCACGGCGTGCCTTCCGCGACCACGATTCCTTCGAGCAGGTGGACGAGACGACGTACGAGTGGACGGCGACGGCGTTCGACGGCCGCGTGACCGCCGGCGCGGACGGCGGCGAAATCGCGTTCGCGGTGACCGTCCGCGTCCCGATGCTGGACGCCGCCGTCGAGGACGACGTCGCCCCTGTCGTCGAGGACGGCTGGTACGAGACGTTCGAGTTGCGCGTCGAGGACGTCGGCGGGGTCACCAAGAAAGAGCACGACTTCGACGTGGACGTGTCCCGCGAGGGGTCGACGGCGGTGGTCAGCACGTCCTTCACCGACATCGACGAACGGCGCGGCGTCGCGGACGCCGGCGCGGTCATCGACTACGTCGAGGGGACGTACGTGCAGGGAATCATCCCCGGCTACGAGTACACGGAGCCGGTTTCGGGCCTCGTCCAGCGCGCGACGGACGCGGCCAACAGCGACGGCGCACCGCTCTGAGAGCGTCCCGACGTCGAAATGGGGCGGCGCGGCGTCTCAGTCCATCGCGATGTACGTCTGCGTGTCCTCGATGCCGTCCATCTCGTGGATGGACGCCGCGATGTCCTTGACGTCGCCCGGACCGTCGACGTTCGCCTTGACGATGAAGTCCACGTCGCCGGCGACGATGCTGACGGTCTCGACGCCGGCGTCGAGGTCGAGCATCGACTGCTTCAGTCGGTCCACGTCGCCCGTCGACGCCTTCACCATCACGTAGGCGGTGACCATCTCAGGCACCCCCCGCGGCGGTGGCGACGTCCTCGCCGACGACGAGTTGCCGCACCTCGTTGAGCACGTCGAAGTCCGCGAGGATGGCGAGTCTGTCGCCCGTCTCGAGGGAGTCGTCGCCCATCGGGATGCCCATCTTCTCGTCGGCCTTCCCGAACGCGAGGATGCGAGCGTGCGCCGGGAGCGCCACCTCCTCGATGGAGTAGCCGCGCATCGGCGACTCGTCGGAGACGGTCATGAGGACCACCTGGAGGTTCTGCGCGATGTCGGCGATGGCGCGAATCGACCCCCCGAGGAGGGCGTTCTTCGCGCCGATAGCGCCGAGGCGTTCGGGGTAGACAACCTCGTCCACCTCCTCGGCGTACTTCCGGTACACCTCCTCGCGGTAGTCCTCGTCCACGCGAAGCACCGTCCGCAGACCGTGATGCTTGGCGATGGAACAGGCGGCGAAGTTGACGTTCAGGTCGCTCGTGAGTGCGCCGAGGGCGTCCGCGTCCGCGACGCCCGCCCGGTCGAGGACCACCTCTCTGGAGCCGTCGCCTTCGACCACCTCGAACTCCGCCTCGCGGGCGCGTTCGATTCGGTCGGCGTCCACCTCGACGAGTGTCACCTCGTGCCCTTCCTCGCGGAGGACGCGGGCCGTTCTGAGTCCGACACGACCTGCACCAATGATAACGAACCGCATGGAGAATACCTACACCGCCTGAGATGAATAAGCTTCCCCCGACGGCCGGCGCAAACGCTATGTCGCGCGGCGTGCACCTGTGTAGCATGGTCCACGCCTTCATCATGGTCAAGACCGGGGCCGGCGAATCAGAGCGGCTCCTCGCGCCGATTCGAGAACTGGAGACGGTGACGGAGGCGCACATCGTGGCGGGCGCGTACGACATCATCGCCGAAGTCGACACCGACGAGGTGTACGAGGTGCTCCAGACGGCGTCGAGCAAGGTGCAGGGGTTGCAGGGCGTCACGGACACGAAGACGTACATCACGATGGACGACTGAGTGCGGCGAGGCGCGAGGGGCGACGGCCGAAGGTGAGCGGAACGGTCAAGTGTCGCTCGGGGATACTGTGTCGCGTGCCAACGGTCCCCCGTGACCTCCGAACGTCGCTGAAGACCGAAGCCTGGACGTCCCTGCTCGCCGCCGCCGTGTTCGCCTCCCTCGGTGGCTTCTCGACGGTACTGCTTCAGGCGTCCCCGTGGACGGTTCTGGGAGCGGCGCTCGTTCCGATTCCGGTCGGCGCGTTCTTCGCGCTGGGGAAGAGTTCTCCGCGCGTCGCGGAAGCGCTGACGCACCGCGGATTCCGCTTCGCGTTCACGCTCTCGGTCACGCTGTCGCTGGTGTGGCTGGCGACCGGAGGGTCGCCCGGCGTCCGCCTCGGCGTCGTCTCGTTCCTCGGAGGGGTCGCCGCCGGCAACTGGTACCTCCACTCCGTGGCGGGCATCGAGTACGCCGGCGACGAGGGCAGCGTCCTGCCACCCTGATTCGCGTCGGGCCGGTGGGCTGCGACCGCTCCGCGCGCCGACCCCCCGACGCTCAGTACTCCAGTTCGTTCGGGTCGTGCCGGGTGAGGAAGTCGCGCATCTCCTCGCGTTGCTCCACGAGGGCCGGCGACAGCGTCTCGTAGGCGTGCTCGAACGCGTCGTCGGGGTCGGCCGGCGGCAGGTCCTCGACCCACTCGACGGCGTCTTTCAGTTCGGCCTCCGCGTTCTCGCGCACCGTCTCGACGAACGCGTCGTCTATCACCCCGCGGTCGCGCAGGAACTCCTCGTAGCGGTCGAGCGGGTCGCGGACGCGCCACTCGGGCAGGTCCGGGTCGTCGTCGCGGTAAGCGCTCGGGTCGTCCGCGGTGGTGTGAGCCCCCTGACGGTACGTCAGGCTCTCCACGAGGACCGGACTCCCCTCGCGGGCGTCGGCGAGGGCCTCGGTGACCGTCTCGCGGACCGCGAGGGGGTCGTTGCCGTCCACCTGCACGCCCTCGAAGCCGTACGCCTCGGCCTTGACGGCGATGGAGTCGCTGGCGGTCTGTCGCTCCCGCGGCATCGAGATGGCCCACGCGTTGTTCTCGCAGAAGAACACCACCGGCGCGTCGAACACGCCGGCGAAGTTCAGCCCCTCGTGGAAGTCGCCCTCGGAGGTGGCGCCGTCGCCGAAGCAGACCAGAATCGCGTGGTCCTCCTCGGTGTAGTTCGCCGCCATCCCGGCGCCCGTCGCCAGCGGAATCTGCGTGGCGATGGGCACCGCCTGCGGGAAGACGGGGACGTCGTGGTCCGAGAGGTACTCCGGGCGGCCGCGGCGGAACGCGAGGATGTCGCTCATCGGGACGCCGCGAGCGATCTGGAGCGCGTTCGACCGGTAGGTGGGAAACAGCACGTCGTCGTCGCGCATCGCGTGGGCCGCGCCGACCTGCGAGGCCTCCTGTCCGGTGAAGGGCGGATAGCCGCTCATCCACCCCCGCCGTTGGAGCGCGAGTGCGCGTTCGTCGAACCGCCGCGTCCGAACCATGTCGCGGAAGGCCGCACGCGCGTCTTGCTCGTCCAGCCACGAGTCGTCGAGGGACCGCTCACCGATGAGTCGGTGCATGTCGGCTTCACACCGTGACTCGTGATAAACGTCCCCGGTTCACGCGCGTCACCGGCACGAACCGGTCTCGGCCCCACAGGAACCTGCTACCGCCGGTTTAACGGCCCACGTAGTCCGGAACGGTGCACTCTACTTATATCGGGACAGTCAGTAAATAGAGTATGTTCGAGGTGCGGGCCGAACTCGTCGTGACCGTTCTCCTGTGGGTCTCCCTCGGGTTCTACGGGTTCTCGGCGCTCTGGTGGCTGTTCGAGACGACGGTGCTGTCGCGAGGGTGGCGGACCGACGACAGACTCGTCTGGGGACCCGAGGACGTGCAGGTGCGGATACTCACCGTCGACGCCGAGGACGTGGTGCAGGCGACGGTGGACGCCATCCCCGAGGAGATACCCGACGTCCACGTCGTCGCCGAGCGACCGATGACCGTCGCGGGCGCGACGGTGCACGTCGTCCCGTCGGCGTTCACCTGCGAGGCGACGAACAAGGGACGCGCCGTCGAGTGGGCCCGACGACACGTGGCGTGTGACCGCGAGTACGTCCTCTACCTCGACGAAGACACGCTGATGACCGGGTTCGACGGCGTTCCGGACGCAGACGTGGTGCAGTTCTCCGAACTCCCGATGTTCACGGGGTCGAGGCTCGCCTACCTCTGTGAGGTGTTCCGGATGGGCTACCAGTACGAACAGCGCGGGTTCCACCGACTCCGCTACCCCCTGTACGCGTGGGGCGGGGCCGTCGCGGTCCGGCGGTCGGTCGAGGCGCGCGTGACGTGGGACGCGAAGACGCTGACGGAGGACACCAACTTCGTCTGGCGGGCGGCGCGGGACGTCCGCGCGACGTACGCCCTCGTGGACGCGAAGTTCCGGAATCAGGCGCCGCCGTCGGTTCGCGCGCTGATACGCCAGCGCCGGCGGTGGATTTCGGGGTCCATCGACGACGACAGTCACCTGGCGTGGCGCTACCGTCCGCTGTACGCGACGCGCATCGTCGCGTGGGCGTTCTCGCCGCTGGTGCCGTTGCTGGTCGTGGCCGCCTACGTCCACCCCGGAACCGCGCCGAACTTCGCGCTGTACGCCGGGATAGCGACCGGGTTCGGCCTCCTGCTCTACGTCTACACCGCGCTCGGAGCGGTATCGTACGGCAAGTCGCTCCCTCTCGCTCTCCTGTACGTGGCGCTCACGCCGGTGGCCGTCGTCGTCCACGCCGCCGGCGCGATGTGGGGCGTCCTCTCGCCGGTGCGGACGTTCGAGGTGACCGAGAAGGTGGTTCCCGAGCGACTGGTCGACGCCCACCCCGAGATGGAACCGGGCGACCTGACCGACGAGGACGGCAGGCGGTCGGTGGACCAGACGGCCGACTGAGCGTCGAACGCACCCGAGCATGTAAAGTCGTCGGGCGCCCTACGTCGGGTATGGTCTCGGTCCTCGACCTCGTGCTGTTCGGTGTGGTCGTCGCGGGGCACACCCTCATCGCGGCGGTGATGACCCGATTCTTCCGCATCCGGCTGAAGACGCAGTGGGGGTACGTCGTCTACTCCCTGCTGCTCATCCCCGTCGTCCTCCTCGTGACGACGCTGGTGTTCTTCGGCCTCCTCCCCATCGGCGGCAGTCTCAACCTCGACACGCCGGCGTTGCTCGCGGCGTCCATCGGGATGCCGCTGGCGCTCGGGTTCACCGTCGACACGCTGTACGTCCCGCCGCCGGAGGAGTACGACCTGCCCGAAGCGCGGAACTAGGAACGACCGCGGCGGAGCGCGAAACTGGGAACGACTCGTTCGAAGCGCGGCCCCGAGCGCTACCGCCGTTCGTGTTCGGCGACGAGTCGCTCGACGCTACGTTCGACCATCTCGATTACGTCCTCTGGGGGTTGGCTGGCGTCGACGCGGACGAACCGCTCGGGTTCGGCGTCGATGAGGCGTTCGTAGTTCTGCCGCACCGACTCCAGATACGAGGCGCGCTCGAACTTGTTCGTCGCGCCGGCGCGCGCGGCGGCCGTCTCGGGGTCCACGTCGAGGTAGATGGTCGCGTCCGGCGGCCGGGAGAAGGCGGCGTGGATGCCGCGGATGTAGTCCAGCGGTCGGCGGAGGTCCGACTCTTCGAGCGTCGCGGCCTGATAGGCGAACCGGGAGTCCGAGTAGCGGTCGGAGACGACGAGTTCGCCGTCGGCGAGTGCCGGGCGGACCACGCGCGAGAGGTGGTCGGCGTGGTCGGCGGTGAACAGGAACAGTTCCGCGAGCGAGTCGGCGTCCTCGTCGGCCATCGACCGGGACACGGCGTCGCCGTACCACGACTCGGTGGGTTCGCGCGTGAACACCGCGTCGGGGTGGGCGTCGTGCAACGCCTCCCACGCCGTGGTCTTTCCGCTGCCGTCTAACCCCTCAAGCGTGATGAGCATGGTTCGAGGTGGACGGTCGGGGGAGTAAAACCGCTCGGGTCGCCGCCGCCCCGGACCGCGTCGGGTCGGCGGTGGTTCGAGGGTCGAATTCGCCCACAAATCGCGAGACGACGGCACCCAACGGGGGTACATTTACGTCGATTCCGCGACAACTGTAGGTGATGAAAGTTCTCGTGGTCGGCGGAAGCGGTTTCGTGGGAACGAACCTGTGCCGTGAACTGAAAGCGCGGGGCCACGAGGTGACGGCCCTCTCGCGGAGTCCGAGTAGCGAGGCGTTGCCGAAGGG
It encodes the following:
- the tmk gene encoding dTMP kinase, producing MLITLEGLDGSGKTTAWEALHDAHPDAVFTREPTESWYGDAVSRSMADEDADSLAELFLFTADHADHLSRVVRPALADGELVVSDRYSDSRFAYQAATLEESDLRRPLDYIRGIHAAFSRPPDATIYLDVDPETAAARAGATNKFERASYLESVRQNYERLIDAEPERFVRVDASQPPEDVIEMVERSVERLVAEHERR
- a CDS encoding thiamine pyrophosphate-dependent dehydrogenase E1 component subunit alpha codes for the protein MHRLIGERSLDDSWLDEQDARAAFRDMVRTRRFDERALALQRRGWMSGYPPFTGQEASQVGAAHAMRDDDVLFPTYRSNALQIARGVPMSDILAFRRGRPEYLSDHDVPVFPQAVPIATQIPLATGAGMAANYTEEDHAILVCFGDGATSEGDFHEGLNFAGVFDAPVVFFCENNAWAISMPRERQTASDSIAVKAEAYGFEGVQVDGNDPLAVRETVTEALADAREGSPVLVESLTYRQGAHTTADDPSAYRDDDPDLPEWRVRDPLDRYEEFLRDRGVIDDAFVETVRENAEAELKDAVEWVEDLPPADPDDAFEHAYETLSPALVEQREEMRDFLTRHDPNELEY
- a CDS encoding DUF5813 family protein, whose amino-acid sequence is MSDVPDRARRAFRDHDSFEQVDETTYEWTATAFDGRVTAGADGGEIAFAVTVRVPMLDAAVEDDVAPVVEDGWYETFELRVEDVGGVTKKEHDFDVDVSREGSTAVVSTSFTDIDERRGVADAGAVIDYVEGTYVQGIIPGYEYTEPVSGLVQRATDAANSDGAPL
- a CDS encoding potassium channel family protein; its protein translation is MRFVIIGAGRVGLRTARVLREEGHEVTLVEVDADRIERAREAEFEVVEGDGSREVVLDRAGVADADALGALTSDLNVNFAACSIAKHHGLRTVLRVDEDYREEVYRKYAEEVDEVVYPERLGAIGAKNALLGGSIRAIADIAQNLQVVLMTVSDESPMRGYSIEEVALPAHARILAFGKADEKMGIPMGDDSLETGDRLAILADFDVLNEVRQLVVGEDVATAAGGA
- a CDS encoding Lrp/AsnC ligand binding domain-containing protein, producing the protein MVTAYVMVKASTGDVDRLKQSMLDLDAGVETVSIVAGDVDFIVKANVDGPGDVKDIAASIHEMDGIEDTQTYIAMD
- a CDS encoding Lrp/AsnC ligand binding domain-containing protein, which translates into the protein MVHAFIMVKTGAGESERLLAPIRELETVTEAHIVAGAYDIIAEVDTDEVYEVLQTASSKVQGLQGVTDTKTYITMDD
- a CDS encoding glycosyltransferase, giving the protein MFEVRAELVVTVLLWVSLGFYGFSALWWLFETTVLSRGWRTDDRLVWGPEDVQVRILTVDAEDVVQATVDAIPEEIPDVHVVAERPMTVAGATVHVVPSAFTCEATNKGRAVEWARRHVACDREYVLYLDEDTLMTGFDGVPDADVVQFSELPMFTGSRLAYLCEVFRMGYQYEQRGFHRLRYPLYAWGGAVAVRRSVEARVTWDAKTLTEDTNFVWRAARDVRATYALVDAKFRNQAPPSVRALIRQRRRWISGSIDDDSHLAWRYRPLYATRIVAWAFSPLVPLLVVAAYVHPGTAPNFALYAGIATGFGLLLYVYTALGAVSYGKSLPLALLYVALTPVAVVVHAAGAMWGVLSPVRTFEVTEKVVPERLVDAHPEMEPGDLTDEDGRRSVDQTAD